In one window of Hyla sarda isolate aHylSar1 chromosome 1, aHylSar1.hap1, whole genome shotgun sequence DNA:
- the LMNB1 gene encoding lamin-B1, with product MATATPTNPRQSSRRSSMSTPLSPTRISRLQEKEELSKLNDRLAVYIDKVRSLESENSVLQLQVTEREEVRSREVTGLKELYETELADARRTLDDTARDRAKLQIELGKLRGDYEQLQLSFSKKESDVNVLQAKLRDNESLLHNTDAALITAKSEKKALEQEVENLRADIGQFESALAKLKSQLGDETLSKVDLENRCQSLAEELEFRKNIYEEEIKETRKRQETRMVEVDSGRIIDYEHRLAQALADMRAQQEEQVRMYKDELEQTYQAKLENARLSSEMNNSTAQSTREELMESRLRIDSLSTQLSDLQKESRAWYDRMQELEELLAKEKDSCRRMLAEREREMADIRDQMQQQLSDYEQLLDVKLALDMEISAYRKLLEGEEERLKLSPSPSSRVTVSRASSSRSVRTTRGKRKRVDVEESEASSSVSIAHSASATGNVSIEELDVDGKFIRLKNNSDQDQPLGGWEISRTIGETSANYKFTSRYILKAGQTVTIWASNAGVPASPPSDLIWKNQSSWGTGQDVKVVLRNSQGQEVAQRATVFTTSLPEEEVDEEEVEVMEELETEPRLRRQAADNRSCSIM from the exons ATGGCGACCGCAACCCCCACTAATCCCCGGCAGTCCAGCCGGAGGAGCAGCATGAGCACCCCGCTGAGCCCGACCCGCATCTCCCGCCTGCAGGAGAAAGAGGAGCTGAGCAAGCTGAATGACCGCCTGGCCGTCTACATCGACAAGGTGCGGAGCCTGGAGAGCGAGAACAGCGTGCTGCAGCTGCAGGTCACCGAGCGGGAGGAGGTGCGGAGCCGGGAGGTCACCGGGCTCAAGGAGCTCTACGAGACCGAGCTGGCGGACGCCCGGAGGACCCTGGACGACACTGCCCGGGACCGAGCCAAGCTGCAGATCGAGCTGGGCAAACTGCGGGGCGACTACGAGCAGCTGCAGCTCAG CTTCTCAAAGAAAGAATCAGACGTTAATGTTCTTCAAGCCAAGCTGCGGGACAATGAGTCTCTTCTTCACAACACAGATGCTGCCCTTATCACTGCAAAGAGTGAGAAGAAAGCTCTGGAGCAAGAAGTGGAGAATCTCAGAgctgatattgggcag tttgaaTCTGCATTGGCAAAGTTAAAGTCACAGCTTGGTGATGAAACTCTCTCGAAAGTGGATCTTGAAAATCGTTGCCAATCTCTGGCTGAAGAGCTTGAGTTcaggaaaaatatatatgaaGAG gaGATCAAAGAAACAAGAAAGCGACAGGAGACCCGCATGGTAGAAGTTGATTCCGGTCGTATCATTGACTATGAACACAGACTCGCTCAGGCACTTGCAGACATGAGAGCACAACAGGAAGAACAAGTTAGGATGTATAAGGATGAACTTGAGCAGACTTATCAAGCAAAG CTGGAGAATGCAAGGCTGTCTTCTGAGATGAACAACTCTACTGCTCAGAGTACTCGTGAGGAGCTAATGGAAAGCAGACTGCGCATTGACAGCCTCTCAACACAGCTGTCAGACCTGCAGAAGGAG TCTAGGGCATGGTATGATCGGATGCAAGAGTTGGAAGAATTACTTGCTAAAGAGAAGGATTCTTGTCGCAGAATGCTAGCAGAAAGGGAGCGGGAAATGGCTGACATAAGGGACCAGATGCAGCAACAGCTTTCAGACTACGAACAGCTTTTAGATGTCAAACTAGCCTTGGACATGgaaataagtgcataccgcaaacTGCTGGAAGGTGAAGAAGAAAG GCTAAAGCTATCTCCCAGTCCTTCATCCCGTGTCACTGTGTCTCGAGCATCTTCAAGCCGTAGCGTAAGAACCACCAGAGGCAAAAGAAAGAGGGTTGATGTAGAAGAGTCAGAGGCAAGCAGTAGTGTTAGCATTGCTCACTCTGCTTCTGCAACTGGTAATGTGTCAATTGAAGAATTGGATGTGGATGGCAAATTTATCAGACTGAAGAACAACTCTGACCAG GATCAACCACTGGGAGGTTGGGAGATCTCACGAACCATTGGAGAGACTTCAGCAAACTACAAGTTTACCTCAAGATACATACTTAAGGCAGGACAGACAGTTACA ATTTGGGCTTCTAATGCTGGAGTCCCTGCAAGTCCTCCTTCTGACCTCATCTGGAAAAACCAAAGTTCTTGGGGCACTGGTCAAGATGTCAAAGTTGTGTTGAGAAACTCTCAGGGACAG gaagTAGCTCAAAGGGCAACTGTGTTCACAACATCTTTACCCGAAGAAGAAGTTGATGAAGAGGAGGTAGAAGTAATGGAGGAGCTTGAGACAGAACCCCGGCTACGTCGGCAG GCTGCTGACAACAGAAGCTGTTCTATAATGTAA